In Desulforegulaceae bacterium, the following are encoded in one genomic region:
- a CDS encoding 2-isopropylmalate synthase, with product MSNNRIIIFDTTLRDGEQSPGATMNIAEKVRIANRLEELGVDVIEAGFPAASDGDFEAVSEIAKNSKKAQIAGLCRANNSDIERAWEAVKHAKYPRLHTFIATSDLHMKYKLEMEPEKVLEKAVEAVKYAKTFTDNVEFSAEDGSRSDKDFLCRVVEAVIDAGATTVNIPDTVGYALPDEYGALISYIMDNVTNISKAVISVHCHNDLGLATANTLSAVKAGARQVEVTINGIGERAGNTSLEEFVMTLNTRTEDLGYTTGIDTTKIYPTSRLVSMITGIMVQPNKAIVGANAFAHESGIHQDGILKNPMTYEIMKPETIGLRSNKMVLGKHSGKAAVKSRLESMGYKLTDDEIAVVTKEFKSLCDKKKEILDEDLEALVNEGILRIEDVYKLEYIHVSTGTTIFPTASIKLLVEGVEKIEFSEGTGPIDAVFNAISKITGKKPELLRYSITALTGGTDAQGEVTVRLKDENGKIALGKGAHPDILTASARAYINGLNRLVKLSLSSVIEKVEI from the coding sequence ATGAGCAACAATAGAATAATTATATTTGATACTACTCTAAGGGACGGGGAACAATCTCCCGGGGCAACTATGAATATTGCCGAAAAAGTAAGAATTGCAAACAGACTTGAAGAGCTTGGAGTAGATGTTATTGAAGCTGGGTTTCCAGCAGCATCTGACGGAGATTTTGAAGCAGTGTCAGAAATTGCAAAAAATTCAAAAAAAGCCCAGATTGCAGGACTTTGCAGGGCAAACAATTCTGACATAGAAAGAGCCTGGGAAGCTGTTAAGCACGCAAAATACCCAAGACTGCACACTTTTATTGCAACTTCAGATCTTCATATGAAATACAAACTTGAGATGGAACCTGAAAAAGTTCTTGAAAAAGCTGTTGAAGCAGTAAAATATGCCAAAACTTTTACTGATAATGTGGAGTTTTCAGCTGAGGATGGTTCAAGAAGTGATAAGGATTTCTTGTGCAGGGTGGTTGAAGCTGTAATAGATGCCGGTGCTACCACTGTAAATATTCCAGACACGGTTGGTTATGCACTTCCAGACGAATATGGAGCCCTTATCAGTTACATAATGGATAATGTAACAAATATTAGTAAAGCCGTAATAAGCGTTCATTGCCACAACGACCTTGGACTTGCCACTGCAAATACACTTTCAGCAGTCAAAGCCGGAGCAAGACAGGTTGAGGTTACAATAAACGGAATAGGGGAAAGAGCAGGAAACACCTCCCTGGAAGAATTTGTAATGACTCTTAATACAAGAACTGAAGATTTGGGCTATACTACAGGTATAGATACCACAAAAATTTATCCAACAAGCAGACTTGTGTCAATGATTACAGGAATTATGGTTCAGCCAAATAAAGCAATAGTTGGTGCAAACGCCTTTGCCCATGAATCTGGAATTCATCAAGACGGTATTTTGAAAAATCCCATGACCTATGAAATCATGAAGCCTGAAACAATAGGTTTAAGATCCAATAAAATGGTTTTGGGTAAGCATTCAGGAAAAGCTGCTGTAAAATCAAGGCTTGAATCCATGGGATATAAGCTTACAGATGATGAAATAGCTGTGGTTACAAAAGAATTTAAATCCCTTTGTGACAAGAAAAAGGAAATTCTTGATGAAGACCTTGAAGCCCTTGTAAATGAAGGTATTTTAAGAATTGAAGATGTTTATAAGCTTGAGTATATTCATGTTTCTACAGGAACTACAATCTTTCCTACAGCAAGTATAAAGCTTCTTGTAGAAGGAGTTGAAAAAATAGAATTCAGTGAAGGAACCGGCCCAATTGATGCAGTTTTCAATGCCATCTCAAAAATTACAGGAAAAAAGCCTGAACTTTTAAGATATTCAATTACAGCCCTTACAGGCGGTACAGATGCTCAGGGTGAAGTTACTGTAAGACTTAAAGATGAAAATGGGAAAATTGCACTTGGAAAAGGAGCTCATCCAGATATTCTTACAGCCAGTGCAAGGGCCTATATCAACGGTCTTAATAGACTTGTAAAGCTTAGCCTTTCGAGTGTAATTGAAAAAGTTGAAATTTAG
- a CDS encoding AzlD domain-containing protein, translating to MMSNTQYFLLIAGMGIVSFIPRWFPLFYLSKKELPKPMVEWLELIPVSILSALLFPALLVNPQTKEFSLVSAETAAFIPCFIIAWFTKSLGITLVSGMFFYWAGTSFF from the coding sequence ATGATGAGTAATACCCAGTATTTTCTTCTGATTGCTGGAATGGGAATTGTCAGTTTCATTCCAAGATGGTTTCCTTTGTTTTATCTTTCAAAAAAAGAACTTCCAAAACCTATGGTGGAATGGCTTGAACTCATACCTGTATCAATTTTAAGTGCTTTGCTTTTCCCTGCTCTTCTTGTAAATCCCCAGACCAAGGAATTTAGTCTTGTTTCAGCTGAAACCGCAGCATTTATCCCTTGTTTTATTATTGCCTGGTTTACAAAGTCTCTTGGAATTACACTTGTTTCAGGAATGTTTTTTTATTGGGCAGGAACAAGTTTTTTTTAA
- a CDS encoding AzlC family ABC transporter permease: MNLSAKIEKKQGKAYIKDGFSAVWPICVGYIPLGIALGVLGQKAMLSPLQVIAMSLFVFAGSGQFIAVSMISAGAGSISIIMTVFMINLRHLLMSSSLGVYLKNVSSKKLAILSYGIVDETFAVNIQKLKKGDWGPRRSISVNLFAYSAWALSTFAGCYFGEFIPEGAFGIDYALIAMFICLLVFQLNGSIYFVSAVISGLIAVFLSMTLPGNSYIVIASIIAASLGVIIKKRLIKNDE; the protein is encoded by the coding sequence ATGAATTTATCAGCTAAAATTGAAAAAAAACAAGGCAAAGCCTATATTAAAGATGGATTTAGTGCAGTATGGCCAATTTGCGTTGGCTATATTCCTCTTGGAATTGCCCTGGGAGTCTTAGGCCAAAAAGCAATGCTTTCTCCCCTCCAGGTGATTGCAATGTCTCTTTTTGTATTTGCAGGAAGCGGGCAATTTATTGCAGTTTCCATGATTTCTGCAGGTGCTGGCTCTATTTCAATTATAATGACAGTATTTATGATTAATTTAAGACATCTTCTCATGAGTTCATCACTTGGAGTTTACTTAAAAAATGTTTCATCAAAAAAACTTGCAATTTTAAGCTATGGAATTGTGGATGAAACTTTTGCTGTAAATATTCAAAAATTAAAAAAAGGTGATTGGGGCCCAAGACGATCAATTTCAGTTAATTTATTTGCTTACTCAGCCTGGGCTTTAAGTACTTTTGCAGGATGTTATTTTGGAGAATTCATTCCCGAAGGAGCTTTTGGAATAGACTATGCCCTAATTGCCATGTTTATCTGCCTTCTGGTTTTTCAGCTCAATGGTTCAATTTATTTTGTTTCGGCAGTAATTTCAGGGCTTATAGCTGTATTTCTTTCAATGACTCTTCCAGGAAATTCATACATAGTAATTGCTTCCATTATTGCAGCCTCCCTTGGGGTTATTATCAAAAAAAGGTTAATTAAAAATGATGAGTAA
- a CDS encoding potassium/proton antiporter, translating to MVIFFSALIILSILSTKISAKYGIPLLIIFIIIGIVVGSDVLNLFYFDDAVLTKRIADILLVFIIFGGGFQVSKNSFKSVAGPALTLATLGVGLTALVLGLFIHFAFKINFIHSMMIASIISSTDAAAVLMLTKQNPIKSRISTTLNVESAANDPMAILLTMTFIQIMIGEIQSPTIAALHLIWQFLGGAGVGFAVYKISVFLYDHLKSENRGNYNVLLIGVILLAYGLSELAKANGIIAVFFMGYWLGNSDFIAKRGVSNFLESISTMCNLSLFLMLGLLAFPSKFIHIWKEGVIIALIMIFIARPVAIFLCTIPFKYSIKEKLFLGWGGIKGAVPIVLATYPSAYNLDENGIVFDIIFFAVFLSCIIQGSTLGILSKIFKLAEKPLPTSPYTVELHSITKSDIDMFEIHIVEDAPSANIKIADLNLGAEALITSIVRDDKIIMPKGNVKLKSHDIIYLLAHSAEIDEINLKLNVSQTCELE from the coding sequence ATGGTAATTTTCTTTTCTGCTTTAATCATTTTATCAATTTTATCAACTAAAATAAGTGCCAAGTACGGAATTCCCCTTCTTATTATATTCATAATAATCGGTATTGTTGTTGGAAGTGATGTATTAAATCTGTTTTATTTTGATGATGCTGTTCTAACAAAAAGAATAGCAGATATTTTACTGGTTTTTATAATTTTTGGAGGAGGGTTCCAAGTATCAAAAAACAGCTTTAAATCAGTGGCTGGACCAGCTCTTACCCTTGCAACTTTAGGAGTTGGATTAACTGCACTTGTTTTGGGTCTATTTATTCACTTTGCATTTAAAATTAATTTTATACATTCAATGATGATCGCATCAATTATTTCCTCAACAGATGCTGCAGCCGTACTTATGCTTACCAAGCAAAACCCCATCAAGTCCCGTATTTCAACAACATTAAATGTGGAATCTGCGGCAAACGACCCCATGGCAATTTTGTTAACAATGACATTTATTCAAATAATGATCGGAGAAATTCAATCCCCAACTATCGCAGCTTTACACCTGATCTGGCAATTTCTTGGAGGAGCTGGTGTGGGATTTGCTGTTTATAAAATTTCAGTTTTTCTTTATGACCATCTAAAATCTGAAAACAGGGGAAACTACAATGTACTTTTAATAGGTGTAATTCTTCTTGCCTATGGCTTGTCCGAGCTAGCAAAGGCAAATGGAATAATTGCTGTCTTTTTTATGGGCTACTGGCTTGGCAACAGTGACTTTATAGCAAAAAGGGGGGTAAGCAATTTCCTTGAAAGTATTTCAACTATGTGTAACCTCTCATTGTTTCTCATGCTTGGTTTGCTTGCTTTTCCAAGTAAATTTATTCATATATGGAAAGAAGGAGTGATTATTGCTCTGATTATGATATTTATTGCAAGGCCGGTTGCAATTTTTCTTTGTACAATTCCATTCAAATATTCTATCAAAGAAAAACTTTTTTTAGGCTGGGGAGGAATAAAAGGAGCTGTTCCCATCGTTCTTGCCACATATCCCTCCGCCTATAATCTTGATGAAAACGGAATTGTTTTTGATATTATCTTCTTTGCAGTATTTCTCTCATGTATAATTCAAGGTTCAACTCTTGGGATACTGTCAAAAATATTTAAACTTGCTGAAAAACCCTTACCCACAAGCCCTTATACAGTAGAACTTCATTCAATCACAAAAAGTGATATAGACATGTTTGAAATACATATTGTAGAAGATGCTCCCAGTGCAAATATAAAAATAGCTGATTTAAACCTGGGTGCTGAAGCTTTGATAACTTCTATTGTAAGAGACGATAAAATTATCATGCCCAAAGGAAATGTTAAGTTAAAATCACATGATATAATCTATCTCCTGGCTCATTCAGCTGAAATAGATGAGATCAACCTCAAATTAAATGTTTCACAAACATGTGAGCTGGAATAA